One Phycisphaerae bacterium RAS2 DNA window includes the following coding sequences:
- a CDS encoding Hpt domain protein, which yields MTQTRSDILVSELESDLDLRDLVELFVQELPKRVTALQAAHAERDYLAMARLSHQLKGSAGGYGFPQITDAAKVLESIVKSRGSDADMQASLNRLADLCAKARATSD from the coding sequence ATGACGCAGACACGATCCGACATTCTCGTGAGCGAGTTGGAATCCGACCTGGATCTGCGCGATCTGGTCGAGTTGTTTGTTCAGGAGCTGCCCAAACGGGTGACGGCGTTGCAGGCCGCGCACGCGGAGCGCGACTATCTCGCCATGGCGCGCCTGTCGCACCAGCTCAAGGGGTCGGCGGGGGGCTATGGTTTCCCGCAGATCACCGACGCGGCCAAGGTGCTGGAATCGATTGTGAAATCGCGCGGGAGCGATGCCGATATGCAGGCTTCATTGAATCGACTGGCCGACTTGTGCGCCAAAGCGCGCGCAACGTCGGACTAG
- the pleD_2 gene encoding Response regulator PleD yields MGTRVLIVDDDVAALDLIERYLSTQGYEVLRATTTDEAMARMFSDEPKIVLTDLNMPGLNGLDFCRTLRSHEGVGFAYVIVLTAQSDSQTLIQAFDAGADGFIAKPVDKQTLLSWMRSADRMVSLDQGIARRQLEICRLSAEMTIANEKLAEANKKLQVMAVTDELTGAYNRREAMSRLKSLTHAGDRYGQLFSCVLLDIDYFKKFNDRHGHAAGDYVLRNVTEIVQRCVRVTDAVCRIGGEEFLIICPFTPIEGALACAEKIRRDIADAVFEVGEAKLNVTVSLGVAQREGREAVDDILHRADEALYASKQAGRNRVTTAEHAVAACG; encoded by the coding sequence GTGGGCACGCGGGTCCTGATTGTCGATGACGATGTCGCTGCGCTCGATCTGATCGAGCGTTATCTTTCCACACAGGGTTACGAAGTACTTCGCGCGACCACGACCGATGAGGCCATGGCGCGGATGTTCAGCGACGAGCCGAAGATCGTGCTCACCGACCTGAACATGCCCGGGCTGAACGGGCTGGACTTCTGCCGCACGCTGCGCTCCCACGAGGGCGTCGGCTTTGCTTACGTCATCGTCCTGACGGCGCAATCAGATTCCCAGACACTGATTCAGGCGTTTGATGCCGGGGCTGACGGATTCATCGCCAAACCCGTCGATAAGCAAACGCTCCTGTCGTGGATGCGCTCGGCGGATCGAATGGTCAGCCTCGACCAGGGCATCGCGCGACGCCAGCTTGAAATCTGCCGCCTTAGCGCCGAGATGACCATCGCCAACGAGAAACTCGCCGAGGCCAACAAGAAGCTCCAGGTCATGGCCGTCACCGACGAGCTGACCGGCGCCTACAACCGGCGCGAGGCGATGTCCCGGCTTAAGTCCCTGACTCACGCCGGCGATCGGTACGGGCAATTGTTCAGTTGCGTCCTGCTCGACATTGACTACTTCAAGAAGTTCAACGACCGGCACGGACACGCCGCGGGCGATTACGTGCTTCGAAATGTGACCGAAATCGTCCAGCGCTGCGTGCGCGTGACGGACGCCGTCTGCCGGATCGGCGGCGAGGAGTTTCTCATCATTTGCCCGTTCACGCCGATCGAGGGCGCGCTGGCCTGTGCCGAGAAGATTCGCCGCGATATCGCCGACGCTGTCTTTGAAGTCGGCGAGGCCAAGCTCAACGTCACCGTCAGCCTCGGCGTCGCCCAGCGCGAAGGGCGCGAGGCCGTGGACGACATTCTGCACCGGGCCGACGAAGCGCTCTACGCATCCAAACAGGCGGGTCGCAATCGCGTGACGACTGCCGAGCACGCCGTCGCGGCCTGCGGCTGA
- the alaS gene encoding Alanine--tRNA ligase, translating into MNTPRSAAQIRREFIEYFVRRCGHTFVPSSPVVPHDDPTLMFTNAGMNQFKPIFLGQRAPDVDKWPGATPGMASRAANTQKCIRAGGKHNDLDDVGHDTYHHTFFEMLGNWSFGDYFKKEAIEWAWDLLTNVWGIDPGRLHATYFEGDASEGLEPDNEARDLWLKILPPERVHPGNKKDNFWEMGDTGPCGPCSEVHIDLTPDKSGGKLVNAGDARVMEIWNLVFIQFNRGPDGKLSPLPAKHVDTGMGFERICSVIRGTETGRLGQVSNYDTDVFTPIFAAIQRVTGAAAYTGLLESGTQDSNLKPQVFKDVAYRVVADHLRTLTFAITDGASPSNEGRGYVLRRILRRAVRYGRQYLGTSKPFLCELIPAVADAMGEAFPELRSAHGGKNVDHVAAIIRDEEASFIKTLDRGIALFDEAAKYAAQHHHGRISGEDAFKLHDTYGFPIDLTELMAEERGMTVNIGEYERLMEEAREKARGAGKSEAAMPLGIEGAPRATDDTPKFTSRSVRSKVIAYSHEARWHGSGPAPTGCAVGIVVASTCAYGEQGGQVGDSGMIRTANGEFRFEETKRLNDIVIHIGKVLRGNVSIGDEASIEVDSFRETITRNHTATHLMNWALREVLGEHVQQKGSLVDPDKTRFDLSHHAAITEDELARIEQLTNEQIARDLPVFTNDNVPVDQKSAMKINGLRAVFGEKYPDQVRVVSIGVPVTDEDAKRARDKSEWSGAGSLLGSPGNPEWRKYSVEFCGGTHVKRTGEIAQLPNGSRADRAFVLVEESAVAKGIRRVVGVTGEKAVAAQQAADQLSRELDAALTAARNESPNEPSNEPRASARAAAQTQVPPPTSEQLVADLNARLATTELPVLARHHLRAKLAELQELAKKQKKEQSKAGAADVIARADELLAAAERVNGVALICGELGSAGVEQLRGACDSLRSRAGSAAILLAAENDGKAVLLAAMTADVVARGIKAGDLIKEIAPLVGGKGGGKPDLAQGGGPDAGKIGDAIAATAAWLKTKLG; encoded by the coding sequence ATGAACACACCCCGATCCGCCGCCCAGATTCGCCGCGAATTCATTGAGTATTTCGTCCGGCGCTGCGGCCATACTTTCGTCCCCAGCAGCCCGGTCGTCCCGCATGACGACCCGACGCTGATGTTCACCAACGCCGGCATGAACCAGTTCAAGCCGATCTTCCTCGGCCAGCGCGCGCCGGACGTCGACAAATGGCCCGGCGCGACGCCCGGCATGGCCTCCCGCGCCGCGAACACCCAGAAGTGCATCCGCGCCGGCGGCAAACACAACGATCTCGACGACGTCGGCCACGACACCTATCACCACACGTTCTTCGAGATGCTCGGCAACTGGTCCTTCGGCGATTACTTCAAGAAAGAGGCCATCGAGTGGGCGTGGGATTTGCTCACCAACGTTTGGGGCATTGATCCCGGCCGCCTGCACGCGACGTATTTCGAGGGTGACGCGAGCGAGGGTCTGGAGCCGGACAACGAAGCGCGCGATTTGTGGCTGAAGATTCTGCCTCCCGAGCGCGTCCACCCCGGCAACAAGAAGGACAACTTCTGGGAGATGGGCGACACCGGCCCCTGCGGGCCGTGCAGCGAGGTTCACATCGACCTCACGCCCGACAAGAGCGGCGGCAAGCTGGTCAACGCCGGCGACGCGCGCGTGATGGAAATCTGGAATCTTGTCTTTATTCAGTTCAACCGCGGCCCGGACGGAAAGCTCTCGCCCCTGCCCGCCAAGCACGTCGACACCGGCATGGGTTTCGAGCGCATCTGTTCCGTCATCCGTGGAACCGAAACCGGCCGACTGGGCCAGGTCAGCAATTACGACACCGATGTCTTCACGCCGATCTTCGCCGCCATCCAGCGCGTCACCGGCGCGGCGGCGTATACGGGGTTGCTCGAGAGCGGAACACAGGACTCAAACCTCAAGCCCCAGGTCTTCAAAGACGTGGCCTACCGCGTCGTCGCCGATCACCTGCGCACGCTCACCTTCGCCATCACGGACGGCGCGTCGCCGAGCAACGAAGGCCGCGGGTATGTCCTGCGGCGCATTCTGCGCCGCGCGGTGCGCTACGGGCGACAATACCTCGGCACGAGCAAGCCTTTCCTGTGCGAGCTGATTCCCGCCGTCGCCGACGCGATGGGCGAGGCGTTCCCCGAACTGCGCAGCGCCCACGGCGGGAAGAATGTGGATCACGTCGCCGCGATCATCCGCGACGAAGAGGCATCATTCATCAAGACGCTCGACCGCGGCATTGCGCTGTTCGACGAAGCCGCCAAGTACGCGGCGCAGCATCACCACGGCCGCATCAGCGGCGAAGACGCCTTCAAGCTGCACGACACCTACGGATTCCCCATCGATTTGACGGAGTTGATGGCCGAAGAGCGCGGCATGACGGTGAATATTGGCGAATATGAGCGGTTGATGGAGGAGGCGCGGGAGAAGGCACGGGGTGCGGGCAAGTCTGAAGCGGCGATGCCGTTAGGCATTGAGGGCGCGCCGCGCGCCACGGACGACACACCGAAGTTCACGTCGCGTTCGGTTCGGTCGAAAGTGATCGCGTACTCACATGAGGCCCGATGGCACGGTTCCGGCCCTGCTCCAACGGGCTGTGCAGTAGGCATCGTCGTCGCATCCACCTGTGCGTATGGAGAGCAGGGTGGGCAGGTCGGTGATAGCGGTATGATCAGAACTGCAAACGGCGAGTTTCGTTTCGAGGAAACGAAACGGCTAAATGACATTGTCATTCATATCGGAAAGGTTCTACGAGGAAACGTTTCAATTGGCGACGAAGCATCGATCGAAGTTGACTCGTTTCGTGAAACCATCACGCGCAATCACACCGCCACGCACCTCATGAACTGGGCGTTGCGCGAGGTGCTGGGCGAGCACGTGCAGCAGAAAGGCTCGCTCGTCGATCCCGACAAGACGCGGTTCGATCTGTCGCATCACGCGGCCATCACAGAGGACGAGCTGGCCCGCATCGAGCAACTGACGAACGAGCAGATCGCCCGCGACCTGCCCGTCTTCACCAACGACAACGTGCCGGTCGATCAGAAGAGCGCGATGAAGATCAACGGCCTCCGCGCCGTCTTCGGCGAAAAATATCCCGATCAGGTCCGCGTCGTTTCCATCGGCGTGCCCGTCACCGACGAGGACGCGAAGCGCGCTCGCGACAAGAGCGAGTGGTCCGGCGCCGGCTCGCTGCTCGGCTCGCCCGGCAATCCGGAATGGCGGAAGTACTCCGTCGAGTTCTGCGGCGGCACGCACGTGAAGCGCACCGGCGAGATTGCGCAACTTCCCAACGGCTCCCGCGCCGACCGTGCGTTCGTACTCGTTGAGGAGTCAGCCGTCGCCAAGGGCATTCGTCGCGTCGTCGGCGTGACGGGTGAGAAAGCCGTCGCGGCGCAGCAGGCGGCCGATCAGCTATCGCGCGAATTGGACGCAGCGCTCACCGCCGCGCGCAATGAATCGCCCAACGAGCCGTCCAACGAGCCGCGGGCTTCAGCCCGCGCGGCCGCTCAAACACAAGTGCCGCCTCCGACATCGGAACAGCTCGTGGCCGACCTGAACGCGCGACTTGCAACAACCGAATTGCCCGTGCTGGCGCGGCATCATCTGCGCGCCAAGCTCGCCGAGTTACAGGAACTTGCGAAGAAGCAGAAGAAAGAGCAGTCCAAGGCGGGAGCGGCCGACGTGATCGCCCGGGCCGACGAACTGCTCGCCGCCGCGGAGCGTGTCAACGGCGTGGCACTCATCTGCGGCGAACTGGGCAGCGCCGGCGTGGAACAGCTCCGCGGCGCCTGTGACTCGCTTCGCTCCCGCGCGGGCAGCGCCGCCATCCTGCTGGCCGCCGAGAACGACGGCAAGGCCGTGCTGCTTGCGGCGATGACGGCCGACGTGGTCGCGCGCGGGATTAAGGCAGGCGACCTCATCAAGGAGATCGCGCCGCTCGTCGGCGGCAAGGGCGGCGGCAAGCCCGACCTCGCCCAGGGCGGCGGCCCGGACGCGGGCAAAATCGGCGACGCGATTGCGGCTACGGCGGCGTGGCTGAAAACGAAACTCGGCTAG
- a CDS encoding Carboxymuconolactone decarboxylase family protein, translating into MSWIHEIPDAAATGPLKAMYDAAIQRAGRVHNILRVMSLNPDALRDSMAMYRTLMFGPSGLSRALREFIAVVVSRANQCFY; encoded by the coding sequence ATGAGTTGGATTCACGAAATCCCCGATGCCGCCGCCACCGGGCCGCTCAAGGCCATGTACGACGCCGCGATTCAGCGCGCCGGGCGCGTGCACAACATCCTGCGCGTCATGAGCCTCAATCCCGACGCGCTGCGCGATTCGATGGCGATGTATCGCACGCTGATGTTCGGGCCGTCGGGCCTGTCGCGGGCGCTGCGCGAGTTCATCGCCGTCGTCGTGAGCCGGGCCAATCAATGCTTCTACTGA
- the rmuC gene encoding DNA recombination protein RmuC, which produces MPHWGSLLIGLMVGAALGALAAWRFFRATPGAEAAALNATLNELRAQTAAREAELKRELNDARAVAEQQRDAATQAQTKLESAREFFAEQRRQIEEMDKKLRETFGALAAKALQSNNEQFVTLAGERLKPLREQLLRYEEQIKSLEKARQEAYGGLSEKLTTLDQSSQKLGKEAQELVAALRQPGAKGKWGEITLQRIVEITGLSPHCDFEVQATTAGGQRPDLIVRLPNNRVIAIDSKVNTTAYLDAIAATDEAGRKRHMEKYAATVRGTLKALAAKDYAAGISGTIEFVVMFIPGEAFFSAALEHDPDLLIDGVDQKVVLTSPSTLIALLLAVRHGWQQQRVAENAQRIADAGRELYDRLITFVDHLEKIRRGLEGATDAYNKAVGSWSSRTLPSAAKLRDLGAARADAPALDMSPLESSLRPAPETPEAEPSSRA; this is translated from the coding sequence ATGCCGCATTGGGGTTCGTTACTCATCGGTTTGATGGTCGGCGCTGCGCTCGGCGCGCTGGCTGCGTGGCGATTCTTCCGCGCGACGCCGGGGGCCGAGGCCGCCGCGCTGAACGCGACGTTGAATGAACTGCGGGCACAAACCGCCGCGCGCGAGGCGGAGTTGAAGCGCGAGTTAAATGACGCGCGCGCCGTCGCCGAGCAACAGCGCGACGCGGCGACGCAGGCGCAGACGAAGCTCGAATCCGCGCGCGAGTTCTTCGCCGAGCAACGCCGCCAGATTGAGGAGATGGACAAGAAGCTGCGTGAGACGTTCGGCGCGCTGGCCGCCAAGGCGCTGCAGAGCAACAACGAGCAGTTCGTGACGCTTGCCGGTGAGCGGCTCAAACCGCTTCGCGAGCAGTTGCTGCGCTACGAGGAACAGATCAAATCGCTGGAGAAGGCGCGTCAGGAAGCATATGGCGGGTTGTCTGAAAAGCTGACCACGTTGGATCAGAGCAGCCAGAAGCTCGGCAAGGAGGCGCAGGAACTCGTCGCCGCGCTGCGGCAGCCGGGCGCGAAGGGAAAGTGGGGCGAAATCACGCTCCAGCGCATCGTCGAAATCACCGGTCTCTCGCCGCACTGCGATTTCGAGGTGCAGGCGACCACGGCCGGCGGCCAGCGGCCCGACCTGATCGTGCGTCTGCCGAACAACCGCGTCATCGCCATCGACTCGAAGGTGAACACGACGGCCTATCTTGACGCGATAGCCGCGACCGACGAAGCCGGTCGAAAGCGACACATGGAGAAATATGCGGCCACGGTCCGCGGGACCCTCAAGGCCCTCGCCGCGAAGGACTACGCCGCCGGCATCTCCGGCACGATCGAATTCGTCGTCATGTTCATTCCCGGTGAGGCGTTCTTCTCCGCCGCGCTGGAGCACGACCCCGACCTGCTCATCGACGGCGTCGATCAAAAGGTCGTCCTCACCAGCCCGAGCACGCTCATCGCGCTCCTGCTCGCCGTGCGCCACGGTTGGCAGCAGCAGCGCGTCGCCGAAAACGCCCAGCGCATCGCCGACGCCGGCCGCGAGCTGTACGACCGGCTTATTACATTTGTCGATCACCTGGAAAAAATCCGCCGCGGCCTCGAGGGCGCGACCGACGCGTACAACAAGGCCGTCGGCAGTTGGTCCTCTCGCACGCTCCCGTCCGCTGCAAAGCTGCGCGACTTGGGGGCGGCCCGGGCCGACGCGCCGGCGCTGGACATGTCGCCGCTGGAATCATCGCTCCGTCCGGCGCCGGAAACGCCCGAAGCGGAACCGTCCTCGCGCGCGTGA
- a CDS encoding IgA Peptidase M64, whose translation MHHRQLFCLCVAIGAVVLPATLRADDPPRPQTEIIYYDSLDENGNLAGGMLELPFEKPGWAIKSGSPELRGGPDNRIDIVIVGDGYTAAQQGTFHANAAFAMSTMFAQQPFATYAPLFLIHEVEVFSIESGVDNDPTQGILKNTALDMAFWCGGTERLLCVNVNKAYNAASAAPDVDLVLALANSTKYGGAGYTASDLATSSGGNLSAPEIAIHEFGHSLGNLADEYTYGGPTNYTGAEPSAINVSKLNAAAMATAGTKWAAWLGTNNPAFDGLCDTFEGGMYSVTGIYRPSNNSKMRALGRPFNHPSVEALIIEIYKLVRPIDDATPTVGTLNGSETVFVDPVDPVGNPLAITWKLDGNVLPGATGETLDLTTVPLPAGAHTLQATVKDTTTLVRNETARQTWMTESRAWNLLVPHRPGDVNCDGIADLDDVPALVLALLDPAEYAAQFPGCPTSQADVSGDTQRDGGDIAAFLSVLMP comes from the coding sequence ATGCATCATCGACAACTCTTCTGCCTGTGCGTAGCCATCGGAGCGGTCGTGCTTCCTGCAACCTTGCGCGCCGACGACCCACCCCGGCCGCAGACCGAGATCATCTATTACGACTCCCTCGACGAAAACGGCAACCTCGCCGGCGGCATGCTCGAACTGCCTTTCGAAAAGCCCGGCTGGGCCATCAAATCCGGCTCGCCCGAGCTGCGCGGCGGGCCTGACAATCGCATCGACATCGTCATCGTTGGCGACGGCTACACCGCGGCGCAGCAGGGCACGTTTCATGCAAACGCGGCTTTCGCCATGTCCACGATGTTCGCCCAGCAGCCCTTCGCGACCTACGCCCCGCTCTTTCTCATTCACGAGGTCGAGGTCTTCTCCATTGAGTCAGGCGTCGATAACGACCCGACGCAGGGAATCCTCAAGAACACCGCCCTGGACATGGCTTTCTGGTGCGGCGGCACCGAGCGCCTGCTCTGCGTCAACGTGAACAAGGCCTACAACGCCGCGTCGGCCGCGCCCGATGTCGATCTCGTCCTCGCGCTCGCGAACTCCACCAAATACGGCGGCGCGGGCTACACGGCGTCGGACCTCGCCACCTCCTCGGGGGGCAACCTCTCCGCTCCCGAAATCGCCATCCACGAATTCGGCCACAGCCTCGGCAACCTCGCCGACGAGTACACCTACGGCGGCCCGACGAACTACACCGGCGCCGAACCGAGTGCCATCAATGTGTCTAAGCTCAATGCCGCCGCCATGGCCACCGCCGGCACGAAGTGGGCCGCCTGGCTCGGCACGAACAATCCCGCCTTCGACGGCCTGTGCGACACCTTCGAGGGCGGCATGTACAGCGTCACCGGCATTTACCGCCCGTCGAACAACTCCAAAATGCGCGCCCTCGGTCGGCCGTTCAATCATCCGTCGGTCGAGGCGCTGATCATCGAGATTTACAAACTCGTGCGGCCGATTGACGACGCGACACCGACCGTCGGCACGCTCAACGGAAGCGAGACCGTGTTTGTGGACCCGGTCGATCCTGTCGGCAATCCGCTGGCGATCACGTGGAAGCTGGACGGCAACGTGCTGCCCGGAGCGACGGGCGAGACGCTCGATCTGACAACCGTGCCGCTGCCGGCCGGGGCGCACACGTTGCAAGCAACCGTAAAGGACACGACGACGCTGGTGCGAAACGAAACCGCGCGGCAGACATGGATGACCGAGTCGAGGGCATGGAATCTGCTCGTGCCGCATCGCCCCGGCGACGTGAACTGCGACGGCATCGCCGACCTTGACGATGTCCCCGCCTTGGTCCTGGCGCTGCTGGACCCGGCCGAGTACGCGGCCCAGTTCCCCGGCTGCCCAACGTCGCAGGCCGATGTGAGCGGCGACACGCAGCGCGACGGCGGGGACATCGCGGCGTTTCTCTCGGTACTGATGCCATAA
- the sgcQ_1 gene encoding Putative sgc region protein SgcQ, translating into MATPSTTHSGMGFLTSRRPALIAMIHVGALPGTPRGEKSVAQLAAQAVEEAKLLTDAGVDAILLENMHDLPYLNRAVGPEIVAGMTAVCSAVRAATKLPLGVQVLAGANQAAIAVAQAAGCQFIRAEGFVFAHVADEGLMAQADAGPLLRYRRAIGATGIAILADIKKKHSAHAITADVDLAETARAAEFFGADGVIVTGTATGSPADPKDVAAVRKAVGVPVLVGSGVTPDNLAAFAPHAHAIIVGSFLKKDGDWQNAPDRKRVESLVSQLTQMKL; encoded by the coding sequence ATGGCGACACCTTCGACAACGCATTCAGGAATGGGCTTCCTCACTTCGCGCCGCCCCGCGCTGATCGCGATGATCCACGTCGGTGCGTTGCCCGGCACGCCGCGAGGCGAAAAATCCGTCGCTCAACTCGCCGCGCAGGCCGTCGAAGAGGCGAAGCTGCTCACCGACGCCGGCGTCGATGCCATCCTGCTGGAGAACATGCACGACCTGCCGTATCTGAATCGCGCGGTCGGCCCAGAGATCGTCGCGGGGATGACGGCTGTTTGCTCCGCCGTTCGCGCGGCAACGAAGCTGCCGCTCGGCGTGCAGGTATTGGCGGGGGCAAATCAGGCGGCGATTGCTGTCGCGCAAGCCGCCGGTTGCCAGTTCATCCGGGCCGAGGGGTTTGTCTTCGCGCACGTGGCTGACGAGGGGCTGATGGCCCAGGCAGACGCGGGACCGCTGCTTCGATACCGTCGCGCGATCGGCGCGACCGGCATCGCCATCCTCGCCGACATCAAGAAGAAGCACTCGGCCCATGCCATCACGGCTGATGTCGATCTCGCCGAAACGGCCCGCGCCGCGGAATTCTTCGGGGCCGACGGCGTCATCGTGACCGGTACGGCCACCGGAAGCCCCGCCGATCCGAAGGACGTTGCCGCTGTGCGAAAGGCGGTCGGCGTGCCCGTGCTGGTCGGCTCCGGCGTGACGCCCGACAACCTCGCCGCTTTCGCCCCGCACGCCCACGCGATCATTGTCGGCAGCTTTCTGAAAAAGGATGGCGACTGGCAAAATGCGCCCGACCGGAAGCGGGTAGAATCACTTGTATCACAACTTACGCAAATGAAGCTATGA